Below is a window of Clostridiales bacterium DNA.
CTGGGAGGGAACACGACGATCGGGGACAACTGTGTGATCGGCGGCAACACCTGGCTGACGCACTCCGTGAAGCCGGGGACCACGGTAGCCTACACCGCGCCGGAGAACCAGAAGCAGGAATAAGTTTTTGACAGATATGAAAACAGCAGCCTTCGGGCTGCTGTTTTGGGTTACCGCTGGCTGCTCAGGATCAGGTCCGTGAATACGGGGTCCTGTTCCATAAGCGCCCGGGTTTCCATATCCACCTGGCAGGTCTGGTGAAGGCCGTTGTCTTTCTGGTACTGCTTCAGGGCTTTCACGGAGTTTTCCGTGATTTCCTCGATGACCTGCCGCTCGTTCAGGTAACCTTGCAGGAACAGGTAGCGGTTGATAACGGGGCAGTCATCGCCCCGGCTGCACAGCCGGAGGGACCGGGTGGCCTTCCGGATGGGAGTTCCGAACCCATAGATCCTTCCGTCGGCGGCGCCATATACAGCCCGCTGGACCCGGTCCGGGTTGTTGCCTTCGATCACGTGAATCAGCAGGGATCCGTCCGGATCCTGCGAAACGCCTTCAACGATCGCCACATGGTCGGTCCCCTTTTTGGGGTTGTAATACGAAAACCACATGTAATCCCCGGGGTCAGGGATGTATTCATGGTTCTCCAGGTAGGTATCCGCCCCGTTCAGCCACATCCGCTCGTCCGTGGCAGGTACCCGGGAATGGGCGGAGATGAAACGCTCCCGTTCCAGGAACCAGGGTGCGCCGTCCTTGGGGTGGCCGTAATGGGGAAAGATATTGTTCATCAGGGAAGTGCCGTAGCGCTGGTCCGTTTCGTTTACACACCAGGTGAGGAACTCCGCACACCAGGCGCAGTACTCGTCCCCGATCCATTTTCCGTATTTGGACTTGTTGTTCGGCCCTTCCACATAGCCGATCTCCTCCTGGGCGGTTTTCAGGACGAGAAGCCACGGGGCGTTTTCCAGGGCGTCCGTCTCGTCAATGACCGGAGGAACCCATTCCTCCGTGGGTACCCAGGTTCTGCCGGACGGGGCCTCCGCGAGGCATACCGGGACCAGGGCAGACAGGAAAACCATCAGCAGCAGGAATCCGAATATTCTCTTTTTCATGCTCAAGCCCCCTGAATTGTCAGGTTAATGACATACAAATTATATAGCATATTTTGAAATCTGTCATCCTGCTGACTGAAGCGCTTCCTGCGGGGGCGCTTTCTTGACAGGAATCGCGGACAACATATAAAATAGATCAGTTATATGATGTGCAGAAATGGGATCCCGGACAGCTTTGGGAGAAAAAGGGGGAGCAGTTTACATGAAACGGATGATCAGCATTCTTCTGGCATTGCTTTTCCTCTTCGGAGCTTTCGGAGCCGGAGCGGAAACCAATGAGGAACTGATGGCTTCTTCCTTTGTGCTCCGCCATGCGGACCGGAGCATCCCGAAGGTAGCCATCACGGTGGATGACTGCTACCAGAGCGCGACGGAATGGATCCGGCGGGACGTGGAGCTGTGCCGGAAGTACGGGATCGCGATGACGTTTTTCCCGCTGGTGTATACCGGGTGCCTGGAAGAAAAATACCGCGACCTCTGGCAGGAAGTGCTGGACAGCGGGTGCGAGATCGGTACGCATTCCAACCGCCATGTCAAATTCGGCAACCGGGACGCGATCGGGATTATCGGGGGACTCGGCCGGGCCCAGGAAGCCCTGGACAAGACCCTGGGATACCATTATGAGGTCCGGTGGCTGCGCCCGCCGTACGGGAGTGTTGACAAAGGAAAGCGCCTGAGCAGCCAGTCGGTGATCAAGGCCATCCAGAAATACGGTTTTGAGCATATTGTGGACTGGGACGTCAGCGAAACGGTGGACCTGAAAAAAGCGCTGAAAGTAACGCAGAACGGAAGCATCCTGCTGTTCCATTCCAAGAAGAAGGATACGCTCTTCCTGGAGAAGCTGATTCCGGAACTGCTGGAGCGTGGGTTTGAGCTGGTGACGGTCAGCGAGCTGTTCGGCTTTGAGCCCCCGGAAACGGGCGAAGAGCTGTATGTGTACAACAAGGCGGATTACCAGTAACCGCCTGCGGGATCCGGAGACAGCATGGGCTGCGTGAATTTGAGTACGGAAGAGGGATGCTTGCCGGATGATCAGGAAAGGGCTTTCCGTATTTCTGGCGCTGATTCTGCTCCTGCCGGCAGCCCTTGCGGAAGGGACGGCAGGAAAAGACCCGGAAACCGGGCTGGAATACTTTAAGGTCCGGCATGGCAGCCGTGAAAGCCGGAAGATCGCAATTACCATGGACGACGTGAATGAGCGCCAGTGGGTGTGGAAAGCGGTGGAACTCTGCCGCGAATATGGAATCGCGATGACGTTCTTTCCGAACGGATCCAGCCTGAAGGAAGCCGACCGGGAAGGATGGCTGGACGTGATTGATGTCGGCTGCGAAATCGGAAACCATGGCAACGATCACAAAAGCATGAAGGAGCAGGGCGCGTGGGCGGTCCTGTACAAACTGGGGATTTTCCAGCAAAAGCTGGACAGCGTGCTCGGGGTCCATTATCCGGTCCGGTGGTTCCGGCCGCCGTACGGTGATATTGCCGACAGTTCCGGGAATGAGAACCCCCATACCCGGACCATCCGGATGTACGGGTATGACCACGTGCTCCTCTGGGATGTCAGCGAAACAAACGCCCGGAAGGCTGCTGAAAAGGTTCAGAACGGGAGTATCCTGCTGTACCATGCCCGGAAGAAGGACTATGAGTGCCTGGCGGAACTGATCCCCATGCTCCTGGATGCCGGATATGAACCGGTGACGGTCAGCGAACTGTTCGGTTATCCCCTGCCTGAAACCGGCGGGGAGCTGTATACTTTTGACAAGGATCTGTATCTGGAAAAGTAAGGCGTTTATGCCGGCGGAGGTGGATGATTCGGATGATCAGAAGATGGAGCCTGATACTCCTGGCGCTTATGCTTTTCTGCTCGGCCGCCATGGCGGAGGGGGAACTGCGCGGTTACAGCGAAGGAAACGGCTATATCTATGTGACCTTCGGGCGATATTTCCAGAGCATCGACGGCGGAACCCCGGACAACGGAAAGCAGGCCTGGCAGTGGAGCACCCAGGCGAAAACGGAGCGGAAAGCCGCCAAGAAGGCAAAGAAGGAATACGATCCGGGAGAAGCCCGGAAAGACCCGATCCTCTGGCGGGTGATGTCCGCGGACGGGGAAAAGGTATTCCTCCTCAGCGAGTATGTGCTGTTTGCTTCCGTAATGCACAGCAGCATCAAGGAATTCCGGGACTACGGTTCGGACTTCACGATAACGGACCTGAGCCGGAAACTGAACGGCGAGTTTATGGCGGACGCCTTTTCCGAAACGGAACAGGCAGCCATGCTGGAGCGGGACGGGCTGGGAAAGGTATTCCTTCCGGATTCCCGGGAACTGGAAGACCCGGCAATGGGCTTCAGCAAACAAAAGAGCCAGAACAAGCTGCGGAAAGCCTGGGCGACGGAGTACGCCATCCGGGTGACCGGGGCTTATGTATACCAGCCGAAGAACGGAAACCATACGCCGTACTGGCTGCGGGAGCAGTCCACGACGGATAAGCGGCAGGGCCGGTCCATCAAAAGCACCGGGGCAATCGGCCGCCTCGGCGTGACCGGGGAGGATGTCGGCGCCCGCCCCGCGATTGACCTGCGGCCGGATGCCATCCGGATCGAAGGCGGCAGCGGGACAAAGGATGATCCCTACCGGCTGGTGCCTGTTTCGGAAGAAGCCGGACAGCCTGAAGTGACAACGGAAGAACTGGAATAAACGAAGGGGACAGCAGACACATGAGAAAAGCTATCGGAGCCCTGGTCCTGGCGGTGGTGCTGGCCGCGGGCATACTGTGCGGCGCGGGAGCGGAGGTATTCCTGAACAAGGAAAAGCCCGCGGACTGGGAAGAACGCGACCTGCTGAAGATTACCGCCATGGATTTTGTGCAGAATGACGCGTTTATCCTGCAGTGCGGCGGGGAAAGCATGATCATCGATGGCGGTTCGAAGAAGTACTGGAAAACCATGATGGACTATCTTGAATCCCTTGGGCTGTCCCATGTGAATATCCTGTTCAACACCCACCCGCATGACGACCACCTGGAAGCGCAGATCCAGATGGTGAAATCCGGCCGGCTGACGGCGGACCGGTTTGTATCCCCGTTCTTCATCGATTACGGCGTGGGATATGACAAGGTGAAATACCAGCGGGAAATGGTGAAGGTGCTGGAGGATAAGGGCATTCCGTTTGTCCAGATCCTGCCGGATGAGGAGCTGACGCTCGGCGGCGCCCGGATGGTGCTGTACCGGTACCCGGACGGGAAGGACGCCAACCAGCTCAGCGGTGTGCTGTGGCTGCACTACGGGGATGCCACGATCCTGCTGCCCGGTGACCTGACCGGCGACGGGGAAAGATGGTTGGTGAACCATTACGGAGCGGAAGGCCTGAAGTCCGATATCCTGAAATCCCCGCACCACGGAATTGTGCGGATGGTTCCGGAATTCCTGGAGGCGGTGGATCCCGCGCTGACGGTGATTACCAACCGGCGGGATTCCAATCAGAAAGCCCAGCTGGACGCGCGGAAGTACGCGAACATCTGGACTTCGATGGGGAAGGTTTTCATGGAGACAGACGGGAAAGACTGGTATGTGACCCAGGTAAAAAACCCGTAAGGATAAAAGGAACGGCGGCTGGTCAGGTCCAGCCGCCGTCGAGTTTTACGATGTTGCCGGTGAAGTAATCCGGCATTTCCAGCAGGCGGAGGACCGCCTGCGCTACCTCATCCGGTGAGGCGATATATCCCGCGGGGATCTGGTTACGGATCTCCGCGGTTTCTGTTTCCGACAGGTGGGCGTTCATCCGGGTATCCGCCATGCCCGGCGCCAATGCGTTCACCTGGATGCCGGAGGGCGCGAGCTCCCGGGCCAGCGCCTGTGTAAAGGCGTTTACCGCGCCCTTGCTCGCGCTGTAGGCCACCTCGCAGGAGGCGCCGCACAGGCCCCAGACAGAGGAAATGTTCAGGATTTTCCCGTGTCCGCTGCGGACCATGTCCGGCACATAGGTGTGGCAGGTATTATACACGGAGGTCAGGTTGGTGCGGATCACCTCGTCCCATTCGGCGGGCGGCATATCCGTCAGCAGCCCGGTGCGGGAGATGCCGGCGTTGTTGACCAGCACATCCACCGGGCCGAACTGCCTGCGCAGGGATTCCACGTAGGCGGCATCGCCCGCATCCCCGAGAGAAGCGGCACAAAGAAGATCCCCCGCCGCGGAAACGAGGCGGGAGGTTTCTTCCAGGGCGGCGGCATCATGGCCGCCGTTCAGTATGATTTTGGAATATTTTCCGGATCCGGCGCAGGCCAGCGCGATGGCACGGCCGATGCCCCGGGAGGCTCCGGTAATCAGGATTGTGCTCATTCGAATTCAAACACCGTAATCACAGCGCCCATGTTGTCCAGGGAGGAAATGTGGGAAGCCGAGGGCGTCAGCAGGACATCAAACTCGTTCGCGTCGCCGACGAACTGGCGGTAGATCTCATACTTCCGGTTGCCGTTTTCGTACACCACGATGTGCGGATGCTCCTGCAGGTATTCGATGTATTCTTCCAGGCAGAAGTCCATCAGGTGCATGACAGCGGCGCTGCCCCGGCCTACATAGCGGTAAATGCCCAGCTTCATGGAGATGCCGGTCTTAAAGGTCTTGTCCAGCGTGCCGACGGTCGGCCAGTCCTGCAGCGGGAAGCGGAAGACGATGCCGTACTTCCAGCTGTTTTCATTCATCCACGCGGCCTGCGGGGTGGTGTGGTACTTCGGCGCGGCAACCTCGGCGTCGTTCCGGTCATACAGGCGGAGCGTGAAGGCCAGGCCGGAGTTGTACTCGCTGGTGCCCGGATAGTTGACTTCCTTCATCGCGGCTTCCTTGCGGGCGTTTTCATCCTTGTATTTGGAGGAAAGCGCGTCCATCTTCTTGTTAAACAGCGCTTCCTGCGTGGAGTAGGAACGGTAGCCTTCGTCCACCATATAGTGCTCCATGCCATCGGCCTTTGCGGCGGTGATGGCTTCCAGCAGGGCATCTGTCGCAACCTTGAACAGGTTGACGTTGTAGTCCTTCACCTGGATTTTGGAGTTGCCGCCGACATAACGGCCGATGCTGACGATGTTGGGGTCGGCATCGTTGAAATCATCCGGACGGGCGTGGAACGCGTTCACCAGCAGAAGGCCGTTGTTCATCACGTCCGCGCGGGTCTTGTGCTCCGCGGTGGCGTGCTCCAGCGGGAAAGTGGATACATCGATGATTTCCCAGCCTTCGGTCTTCGTGGGCTTCGGCCATTCTTCGGGCTCGGTGGGCTGCATCGCCTGGTTCCGCAGGTCAATCAGCTGCTGCTGGTAGGCCTGCATGTTTTCCTGGTTCTGCTTGTCCACCGCCGCATACTGCTCGGCCATTTCCTTCGCGGCAGTCTGCCGGATCGGATCGGTGACGATCGGTCTCAGCAGGAAACCGCATGCGGCCAGCGCGGCGACCAACAGGGTAATCACCAGGACAACCGGTACCGCCTTGCTCTTCTTTCTGTTGCTCATTTCCAGACACCTGCCTTTGAATCAAATCTTTCCAGACAAGGACTCTGACATATAAACGAAACTCATTCTATAAAAATTTCGTTACGAAATTTTAAAATTCCTTCTTTTTTCGTAAATGTTGACATTTACGGACCGGGTAAGAAGCAGAATTGATGAATGTAAACTGCTTTTGCGATCGCCGTTACCCGCTCAGGCTTCGCCAGGGCTCGCCTTTGCGGACGGCTGTAGCATGGCAACTGTTACCCATTTTTGCTTCGCAGCTGCTTGCAAAAATGGACAGTTGCTCACATCCTCTCGGGCGCTTCAATCCCGATCAGGTAAAGGCCGGTTTTGATGACCTGGCGGGTGGCATCGGCCAGGGCGATACGGGCGGCTGCCTGCGCGGGTTCGCCGTCCAGGATGCGGTGCTCGTAGTAGTACTTGTTGAACGCCTGGGCGATGTCGGTCACCGCGCGGGTGATCATGCTGGGCTCGTACTTGTCGGCGGCTTCGCGGATGACGTCCGGGAACCGGCTCAGCAGGCGGAGCAGCGCCTGGGCTTCATCGTCCGTCAGGGCGGACCAGTCGGGTTCCGCCGTGATGCCTTCCGCCTTGCGCAGCAGGCTGCAGCAGCGGGCATGGGTGTACTGGACGTAGGGGCCGGACTCGCCGTCGAAGTTCAGGGCACGGTCCCAGCGGAAGTCGATATCCTTGATCCGGTTATTGGAAAGGTCGGTGTAGACCACGGCGCCGATACCCACCTGGCGGGCCACCTCGTCCTTGTTCTCCAGGTTGGGGGACTTCTCCTCGATAATCGCACGGGCTTTTTCCACGGCCTGGTCCAGCAGGTCCTCCAGCAGGACGACATTGCCCTTCCGGGTGGAGAGGGCTTCACCCTCAAAGCTGATCATGCCGAAGGCCACGTGCACGCAGTCCTTGGCCCACGGATAGCCCATCTTTTCCAGTACACGGAACACCTGGCGGAAATGCAGGTCCTGCTGGTAGGCGACGACATACAGGCACTTGTCGAAGTGGTAGGTGTTCTGGCGGTATACGGCCGCGGCCAGATCGCGGGTGGCATAGATTGTGGCGCCGTCGCTCTTGAGGATCAGGCAGGGAGGCATATTGTCCTCGCTCAGGTCCACGACCTGGGCGCCCTGGCTCTCGGTGAGCAGGCCCTTGTTCCGCAGTTCCTGCACCACGGGTTCCATCTTATCGTTGTAGAAGCTCTCGCCGGCGTAGCTGTCGAAGCTGACTCCCAGCTTCGCGTAGGTCTTCGCGGCATCCTTCAGGGTCACTTCCTTGAACCAGCGGAAGATCTCCATGGCTTCCGGATCGTTGTCCTCAATCTTCTTGAACCAGGCGCGGCCCTCGTCCTCCAGCGCCGGATCGTTTTCCGCTTCCTTGTGGAAACGGACATACAGCTCGGTCATCGCGTCGATGCCGCGCTCCTCCACGTCTTCCTTTTTGCCCCACTTTTTATAGGCGCAGACCATCTTGCCGAACTGGGTGCCCCAGTCGCCCAGGTGGTTGATGCCCACGGTCTCATAGCCCAGGAAGTCGAAAATCCGCTTCAGGCTGTGGCCGATCATCGTGGTGGACAGATGGCCGATGTGGAACCGCTTGGCGATATTGATGGAGGAGTAGTCCAGGCAGACGGTCTTTCCCTTTCCGATATCGGAGGAACCGTACTTTTCACCCTGTGCCCGCAGCGCGGCCATGGTTTCGGCCGCGAAGTTCTCGCGGTTCAGGAAGAAGTTCATATATCCGTTGACAGGCTGCACGGAGGCAACGTCCTCGTGCGTCCAGGCAGCGCAGACCGCTTCGGCAATTTTCGGCGGGGCCATGCGCAGGGGCTTCGCCAAGCGGAAGCAGGGGAACGCGTAGTCGCCCAGCGCGGGATCCGGCGGCACGGCCAGCAGGCCCTTGATATCATCCGCGCCCGGCAGGCCTTCCGCCTCCGGCCAC
It encodes the following:
- a CDS encoding CHAP domain-containing protein, which translates into the protein MKKRIFGFLLLMVFLSALVPVCLAEAPSGRTWVPTEEWVPPVIDETDALENAPWLLVLKTAQEEIGYVEGPNNKSKYGKWIGDEYCAWCAEFLTWCVNETDQRYGTSLMNNIFPHYGHPKDGAPWFLERERFISAHSRVPATDERMWLNGADTYLENHEYIPDPGDYMWFSYYNPKKGTDHVAIVEGVSQDPDGSLLIHVIEGNNPDRVQRAVYGAADGRIYGFGTPIRKATRSLRLCSRGDDCPVINRYLFLQGYLNERQVIEEITENSVKALKQYQKDNGLHQTCQVDMETRALMEQDPVFTDLILSSQR
- a CDS encoding polysaccharide deacetylase family protein — translated: MKRMISILLALLFLFGAFGAGAETNEELMASSFVLRHADRSIPKVAITVDDCYQSATEWIRRDVELCRKYGIAMTFFPLVYTGCLEEKYRDLWQEVLDSGCEIGTHSNRHVKFGNRDAIGIIGGLGRAQEALDKTLGYHYEVRWLRPPYGSVDKGKRLSSQSVIKAIQKYGFEHIVDWDVSETVDLKKALKVTQNGSILLFHSKKKDTLFLEKLIPELLERGFELVTVSELFGFEPPETGEELYVYNKADYQ
- a CDS encoding polysaccharide deacetylase family protein, whose translation is MIRKGLSVFLALILLLPAALAEGTAGKDPETGLEYFKVRHGSRESRKIAITMDDVNERQWVWKAVELCREYGIAMTFFPNGSSLKEADREGWLDVIDVGCEIGNHGNDHKSMKEQGAWAVLYKLGIFQQKLDSVLGVHYPVRWFRPPYGDIADSSGNENPHTRTIRMYGYDHVLLWDVSETNARKAAEKVQNGSILLYHARKKDYECLAELIPMLLDAGYEPVTVSELFGYPLPETGGELYTFDKDLYLEK
- a CDS encoding SDR family NAD(P)-dependent oxidoreductase; translated protein: MSTILITGASRGIGRAIALACAGSGKYSKIILNGGHDAAALEETSRLVSAAGDLLCAASLGDAGDAAYVESLRRQFGPVDVLVNNAGISRTGLLTDMPPAEWDEVIRTNLTSVYNTCHTYVPDMVRSGHGKILNISSVWGLCGASCEVAYSASKGAVNAFTQALARELAPSGIQVNALAPGMADTRMNAHLSETETAEIRNQIPAGYIASPDEVAQAVLRLLEMPDYFTGNIVKLDGGWT
- a CDS encoding D-alanyl-D-alanine carboxypeptidase family protein, which produces MSNRKKSKAVPVVLVITLLVAALAACGFLLRPIVTDPIRQTAAKEMAEQYAAVDKQNQENMQAYQQQLIDLRNQAMQPTEPEEWPKPTKTEGWEIIDVSTFPLEHATAEHKTRADVMNNGLLLVNAFHARPDDFNDADPNIVSIGRYVGGNSKIQVKDYNVNLFKVATDALLEAITAAKADGMEHYMVDEGYRSYSTQEALFNKKMDALSSKYKDENARKEAAMKEVNYPGTSEYNSGLAFTLRLYDRNDAEVAAPKYHTTPQAAWMNENSWKYGIVFRFPLQDWPTVGTLDKTFKTGISMKLGIYRYVGRGSAAVMHLMDFCLEEYIEYLQEHPHIVVYENGNRKYEIYRQFVGDANEFDVLLTPSASHISSLDNMGAVITVFEFE
- a CDS encoding arginine--tRNA ligase, coding for MDTRSQIAALAAECIKSLWPEAEGLPGADDIKGLLAVPPDPALGDYAFPCFRLAKPLRMAPPKIAEAVCAAWTHEDVASVQPVNGYMNFFLNRENFAAETMAALRAQGEKYGSSDIGKGKTVCLDYSSINIAKRFHIGHLSTTMIGHSLKRIFDFLGYETVGINHLGDWGTQFGKMVCAYKKWGKKEDVEERGIDAMTELYVRFHKEAENDPALEDEGRAWFKKIEDNDPEAMEIFRWFKEVTLKDAAKTYAKLGVSFDSYAGESFYNDKMEPVVQELRNKGLLTESQGAQVVDLSEDNMPPCLILKSDGATIYATRDLAAAVYRQNTYHFDKCLYVVAYQQDLHFRQVFRVLEKMGYPWAKDCVHVAFGMISFEGEALSTRKGNVVLLEDLLDQAVEKARAIIEEKSPNLENKDEVARQVGIGAVVYTDLSNNRIKDIDFRWDRALNFDGESGPYVQYTHARCCSLLRKAEGITAEPDWSALTDDEAQALLRLLSRFPDVIREAADKYEPSMITRAVTDIAQAFNKYYYEHRILDGEPAQAAARIALADATRQVIKTGLYLIGIEAPERM